In a single window of the Pseudoxanthomonas sp. F37 genome:
- the hemH gene encoding ferrochelatase, which yields MNDTPSTALLIVNLGTPEAPTPRAVRRYLAQFLHDHRVVQLTRWLWCPLLHFIILPLRGPKAAAKYASIWMPEGSPLAVYTRRLAGAVQTRLPEWRVQEAMRYGEPSIGARLQAWRAEGVRKVVVLPLYPQYSTTTTESVRDVVAREASGLEVRFIEDYPVDPGWVAAVAGSIRSWRAQHGAGEHLVFSYHGLPQRLARNGDPYPQRCEASTRAIAQALGLHDGEWTLTYQSRFGKERWLEPATDATLQAMAARGVRRVDVVCPGFAVDCLETLEEIAMQNAELFHAAGGGSLRYIPCLNDAPAHADALAGLARRAADEAA from the coding sequence ATGAACGACACGCCCTCCACCGCCCTGCTCATCGTCAACCTGGGAACGCCGGAAGCGCCCACGCCGCGCGCGGTCAGGCGTTACCTGGCCCAGTTCCTGCACGACCATCGCGTGGTGCAGCTGACGCGCTGGCTGTGGTGCCCGCTGCTGCATTTCATCATCCTGCCGCTGCGCGGCCCGAAGGCCGCCGCGAAATACGCCAGCATCTGGATGCCGGAAGGTTCGCCGCTGGCGGTGTACACGCGGCGGCTGGCCGGCGCGGTGCAGACCCGTCTGCCGGAATGGCGTGTGCAGGAGGCCATGCGCTACGGCGAGCCCTCCATCGGCGCGCGCCTGCAGGCATGGCGGGCCGAAGGGGTGCGCAAGGTGGTGGTATTGCCGCTTTATCCGCAGTACTCGACCACGACCACCGAGTCGGTGCGCGATGTGGTGGCGCGCGAGGCCAGCGGCCTGGAAGTGCGGTTCATCGAAGACTATCCGGTCGATCCCGGCTGGGTCGCGGCGGTGGCCGGATCGATCCGGTCCTGGCGTGCGCAACACGGCGCGGGCGAGCACCTGGTGTTCTCCTACCACGGGCTGCCGCAGCGGCTGGCGCGCAACGGCGACCCGTACCCGCAGCGCTGCGAAGCCAGCACGCGGGCCATCGCGCAGGCGTTGGGCCTGCATGATGGCGAATGGACGCTGACCTACCAGTCGCGCTTCGGCAAGGAGCGCTGGCTGGAACCGGCCACGGACGCCACGCTGCAGGCGATGGCCGCGCGCGGCGTGCGGCGGGTCGACGTGGTGTGCCCCGGCTTCGCGGTGGATTGCCTGGAGACGCTGGAGGAGATCGCGATGCAGAACGCCGAGCTGTTCCATGCGGCCGGTGGCGGGTCGCTGCGCTACATCCCCTGCCTCAACGACGCGCCCGCGCATGCCGACGCGCTGGCGGGGCTGGCGCGCCGGGCCGCAGACGAAGCGGCATGA
- a CDS encoding BPSS1780 family membrane protein codes for MSTINKVPASAGAEWLLAGFALLKRAPVPLATLAVLWGLLSMGVMLVAVTLPAMTLAMQLLLVLAGPLFFAGMLWAVREVDEGRHATPSNLLQPVREGHAPALLATLLPQLLAALVMGALLFVMVGTEQLQRLAEVYQKMQAIAAAGGQPDPALVEGLPAGRLLLWLLLVALVFVAVKWMTFVASPQILFQNTHVIDAMRNSLRACAHNWTAMLVFYLLAGIAIFAVGMGSLLVASLLALVLGPTLAMGLWQFVLMAVVMPVLAGAAYTAWRQMLGASPVPGASAAPTRIEV; via the coding sequence ATGTCGACGATCAACAAGGTGCCGGCCAGTGCCGGCGCGGAATGGCTGCTGGCGGGCTTCGCCCTGCTGAAGCGTGCGCCGGTGCCGCTGGCGACGCTGGCGGTGTTGTGGGGATTGTTGTCGATGGGCGTGATGCTGGTGGCGGTGACGCTGCCGGCCATGACGCTGGCCATGCAGCTCCTGCTTGTCCTCGCGGGGCCGTTGTTCTTCGCCGGCATGCTGTGGGCGGTACGCGAGGTCGACGAGGGTCGCCACGCGACGCCGTCCAACCTGCTGCAGCCGGTGCGCGAGGGCCATGCGCCCGCGCTGCTGGCCACGCTGTTGCCGCAGCTGCTGGCGGCGCTGGTGATGGGGGCCCTGCTGTTCGTTATGGTGGGCACCGAACAACTGCAGCGCCTGGCCGAGGTCTACCAGAAGATGCAGGCCATTGCCGCCGCCGGCGGTCAGCCGGATCCTGCCCTGGTCGAAGGCCTGCCGGCGGGCCGCCTGCTGCTGTGGCTGCTGCTGGTGGCGCTGGTCTTCGTGGCGGTGAAGTGGATGACGTTCGTCGCCTCACCCCAGATCCTGTTCCAGAACACGCATGTGATCGACGCCATGCGCAACAGCCTGCGCGCGTGCGCCCACAACTGGACCGCGATGCTGGTGTTCTACCTGCTGGCGGGCATCGCGATCTTCGCCGTCGGCATGGGATCGCTGCTGGTGGCGTCGCTGCTGGCGCTGGTCCTGGGGCCGACGCTCGCGATGGGGCTGTGGCAGTTCGTGCTGATGGCGGTCGTCATGCCGGTACTGGCGGGCGCGGCTTACACGGCGTGGCGGCAGATGCTGGGCGCGAGCCCGGTGCCGGGCGCATCGGCAGCGCCCACCCGGATCGAAGTCTGA
- the glyS gene encoding glycine--tRNA ligase subunit beta, whose translation MSEQKPLLVELGTEELPVKALPGLAQAFFDGIVAALEKRGIGFERGDAKPLYTPRRLAVLLPAVAVEQPEQTSEVLGPYLNIALDADGAPTRALEGFAAKAGIDWTALERTTDGKGERFVHRAVKPGAKTADLLADIVREALAGMPIPKPMRWGAHEYAFARPVHWLVLLLGKDVVPAQVLGVTSDRMSRGHRFEHDKPVWINDPGDYVMALQGAKVLVDPDARRARIVEEVETAAAQAGGTARVTDDNLEQVVCLTEWPAAVLCSFESAFLAVPQEALIETMEINQKFFPVLSDGGKLTEHFIGIANIESQNVDEVRKGYERVIRPRFSDAKFFFDEDLKQGLASMGDGLKTVTYQAKLGSVADKVARVAALAETIAAQVGADPAQARRAAELAKNDLQSRMVNEFPELQGIAGRHYALAAGEPKEIALAIDEAYQPRFAGDDIALSPLGKVLAIAERLDTLAGGFAAGLKPTGNKDPFALRRNALGLARTVIESGFALNVHALIEEAITLLPDFDPQTKSFKQKQALSLAAGLVHGRSSQVQARIMGRPEATREHTEETPSGDIYDFILDRLRGYYADKGVPAAHFTAVAELKPASLYDFDTRLDAIGTFATLPEAEALAAANKRIGNILKKADIAIPHAVDRALLTDPAESALAEAVEAVLGETDEALHHHDYVTVLNHLARLRPQVDAFFDSVMVNADEQAVRANRLALLKRLADRFRAVAAIEHLSN comes from the coding sequence ATGAGCGAACAAAAACCCCTGCTGGTCGAACTCGGCACCGAAGAACTGCCGGTCAAGGCGCTGCCCGGCCTGGCCCAGGCCTTCTTCGACGGCATCGTCGCGGCACTGGAGAAGCGCGGCATCGGCTTCGAGCGTGGCGACGCCAAGCCGCTGTACACGCCGCGCCGCCTGGCCGTGCTGCTGCCGGCGGTGGCGGTGGAGCAGCCGGAGCAGACATCCGAAGTGCTGGGCCCGTACCTGAACATCGCGCTGGACGCCGACGGCGCGCCGACCCGGGCGCTGGAGGGTTTCGCCGCCAAGGCCGGCATCGACTGGACCGCGCTGGAACGCACCACCGACGGCAAGGGCGAGCGCTTCGTCCACCGCGCGGTGAAGCCGGGGGCGAAGACCGCCGACCTGCTGGCCGACATCGTGCGCGAGGCGCTGGCCGGCATGCCGATCCCCAAGCCGATGCGCTGGGGCGCGCACGAGTACGCGTTTGCGCGGCCCGTGCACTGGCTGGTGCTGCTGCTGGGCAAGGACGTGGTGCCGGCCCAGGTCCTGGGCGTGACGTCCGACCGCATGAGCCGCGGCCACCGCTTCGAGCACGACAAGCCGGTGTGGATCAACGATCCGGGCGACTACGTGATGGCCCTGCAGGGCGCGAAGGTGCTGGTCGATCCCGACGCCCGCCGCGCACGCATCGTGGAGGAGGTGGAAACCGCCGCCGCACAGGCCGGCGGCACCGCGCGCGTCACCGACGACAACCTGGAGCAGGTGGTCTGCCTGACCGAGTGGCCGGCGGCGGTGCTGTGCAGTTTCGAGTCCGCGTTCCTGGCCGTGCCGCAGGAAGCGCTGATCGAGACCATGGAGATCAACCAGAAGTTCTTCCCCGTGCTGAGCGATGGCGGCAAGCTGACCGAGCACTTCATCGGCATCGCCAACATCGAATCGCAGAACGTCGATGAAGTGCGCAAGGGCTACGAGCGCGTGATCCGCCCGCGTTTCTCCGACGCCAAGTTCTTCTTCGACGAGGACCTCAAGCAGGGCCTGGCGTCGATGGGCGACGGGCTGAAGACGGTGACCTACCAGGCCAAGCTGGGCAGCGTGGCCGACAAGGTCGCGCGCGTCGCCGCGCTGGCGGAAACCATCGCCGCGCAGGTCGGCGCCGATCCGGCACAGGCGCGTCGTGCCGCGGAGCTGGCGAAGAACGATCTGCAGTCGCGCATGGTCAACGAATTCCCCGAACTGCAGGGCATCGCGGGGCGTCATTACGCCCTCGCTGCCGGCGAACCGAAAGAGATCGCACTGGCCATCGACGAGGCCTACCAGCCGCGCTTCGCCGGCGACGACATCGCGCTGTCGCCGCTGGGCAAGGTGCTGGCCATCGCCGAGCGACTGGATACGCTGGCGGGTGGTTTCGCCGCGGGGCTGAAGCCGACCGGCAACAAGGATCCGTTTGCGTTGCGGCGGAATGCGTTGGGGTTGGCGAGGACGGTGATCGAGAGCGGTTTCGCGCTGAATGTTCATGCGTTGATCGAAGAAGCCATCACGCTATTGCCAGATTTCGATCCCCAGACCAAGAGCTTCAAACAGAAGCAAGCCCTTTCATTGGCCGCTGGCCTTGTGCATGGTCGATCCAGCCAAGTGCAAGCTCGAATCATGGGTCGTCCCGAGGCAACCCGCGAACACACAGAAGAGACGCCTTCCGGAGATATTTACGACTTCATCCTCGACCGCCTGCGCGGCTACTACGCCGACAAGGGCGTGCCCGCCGCGCACTTCACTGCGGTCGCCGAACTGAAGCCGGCCTCGCTGTACGACTTCGACACCCGCCTGGACGCCATCGGCACGTTCGCCACGCTGCCGGAGGCCGAGGCGCTGGCCGCGGCCAACAAGCGCATCGGCAACATCCTGAAGAAGGCCGACATCGCCATTCCGCATGCGGTGGACCGTGCGCTGCTGACCGACCCGGCCGAAAGCGCGCTGGCCGAAGCGGTGGAAGCCGTGCTCGGCGAAACCGACGAGGCCCTGCACCACCACGACTACGTCACCGTGCTGAACCACCTTGCCCGCCTGCGCCCGCAGGTGGACGCCTTCTTCGACAGCGTCATGGTGAACGCGGACGAGCAGGCGGTGCGCGCCAACCGCCTGGCCCTGCTCAAGCGCCTGGCCGACCGCTTCCGCGCGGTGGCCGCCATCGAGCATCTGTCCAACTGA
- a CDS encoding lipid-binding SYLF domain-containing protein, with protein sequence MNRTSRRLLPPTALALAAALFAGQAIAGPKEDERATNAVRVLNEIQRIPENGIPDKLLDEGKAIIVIPDTLKAGLVIGGRRGHGLMSVKNPDGSWSQPVFVKLTGGSIGFQAGVQSSDVVLVFRNDRSLDSIVNGKVTLGADAGVAAGPVGRNASAATDGQLKAEIWSWSRARGLFAGVALDGAVLQIDDEANTAVYGSAATPRAIFESRAGRPSDAVVGFRDQLEEVTELARGNRGTGGAAAPATAQAPAPAVAPVVVEAPAQTQGFEPVQEGEVRTEPLDGTP encoded by the coding sequence ATGAACCGCACCTCCCGCCGCCTGCTGCCGCCCACCGCGCTCGCGCTGGCCGCCGCCCTGTTCGCTGGCCAGGCCATCGCGGGGCCGAAGGAGGACGAGCGCGCCACCAATGCGGTGCGCGTGCTCAACGAGATCCAGCGCATCCCCGAGAACGGCATTCCCGACAAGCTGCTGGACGAAGGCAAGGCGATCATCGTCATCCCCGACACCCTGAAGGCCGGGCTGGTGATCGGCGGTCGCCGCGGCCATGGCCTGATGTCGGTGAAGAACCCCGACGGCAGCTGGTCGCAGCCGGTCTTCGTCAAGCTCACCGGCGGCAGCATCGGCTTCCAGGCCGGCGTGCAGTCCTCGGACGTGGTGCTGGTGTTCCGCAACGACCGGTCGCTGGATTCCATCGTCAACGGCAAGGTCACCCTGGGCGCCGACGCCGGCGTGGCCGCGGGGCCGGTGGGCCGCAACGCCAGCGCCGCCACCGACGGCCAGCTGAAGGCCGAAATCTGGTCGTGGTCGCGCGCGCGCGGCCTGTTCGCGGGCGTGGCCCTGGATGGCGCCGTGCTGCAGATCGATGACGAGGCCAACACGGCCGTCTACGGCAGCGCGGCCACCCCGCGCGCCATCTTCGAGAGCCGCGCCGGGCGACCGTCCGATGCCGTGGTCGGCTTCCGCGACCAGCTGGAGGAAGTCACCGAGCTGGCCCGCGGCAACCGCGGCACCGGCGGCGCCGCAGCGCCCGCCACGGCGCAGGCGCCTGCACCGGCGGTGGCGCCGGTGGTGGTGGAGGCGCCCGCGCAGACGCAGGGCTTCGAGCCGGTGCAGGAGGGCGAGGTGCGCACCGAGCCGCTGGACGGCACACCGTAA
- a CDS encoding alpha/beta hydrolase, with product MTLREFELDIPLGRITGLRAGHHGPRVLALHGWLDNAASFLPLAAHLPDLQLVAPDLPGHGRSAHLAPGAEYTSGVAVNAVLDIADALGWETFCLLGHSMGAGIASLLAAAVPHRVQRLVVIEALGGLAETVERTADRWREAIAAARALPGKRLRVFADLAAPVRARMQANQLSEAAARLLVERGVRPVEGGFVWSSDPRLTLPTPQRLDEAQLAALVAGIGCPTTVVYADPPQPYFPEPLRSRRASLLPDGRLHVVAGTHHLHMEDPARVATLIGPFLRA from the coding sequence ATGACCTTGCGCGAATTCGAGCTCGACATCCCGCTCGGGCGCATCACCGGCCTGCGCGCGGGCCACCACGGCCCGCGCGTGCTGGCACTGCACGGCTGGCTGGACAACGCCGCCAGCTTCCTGCCGTTGGCCGCCCACCTGCCGGACCTGCAACTGGTGGCGCCGGACCTGCCCGGCCATGGTCGCAGCGCGCATCTGGCGCCGGGCGCGGAATACACCAGCGGCGTGGCGGTGAACGCGGTGCTCGACATCGCCGATGCGCTGGGCTGGGAGACGTTCTGCCTGCTGGGACATTCGATGGGGGCCGGCATCGCCAGCCTGCTGGCGGCCGCCGTGCCGCACCGCGTGCAGCGGCTGGTGGTGATCGAGGCACTGGGCGGGCTGGCCGAAACGGTCGAACGCACGGCCGACCGCTGGCGCGAGGCCATCGCCGCGGCGCGCGCGTTGCCGGGCAAGCGGTTGCGGGTATTCGCCGATCTGGCCGCGCCGGTGCGCGCGCGCATGCAGGCCAACCAGTTGAGCGAAGCGGCTGCACGGTTGCTGGTCGAACGGGGCGTGCGGCCGGTCGAGGGCGGCTTCGTGTGGAGCAGCGACCCGCGCCTGACCCTGCCCACGCCGCAGCGCCTGGACGAGGCGCAGCTGGCGGCGCTGGTGGCCGGCATCGGCTGCCCGACCACCGTGGTCTACGCCGATCCGCCGCAGCCGTATTTCCCCGAGCCGTTGCGCAGCCGGCGGGCCAGTCTGCTGCCCGATGGCCGGCTGCACGTCGTCGCCGGTACGCATCACCTCCACATGGAGGACCCGGCCCGCGTCGCGACGTTGATAGGCCCGTTCCTGCGGGCCTGA
- a CDS encoding autotransporter assembly complex family protein produces MRRLPRLATFVVLLAATSPAWAAAIVDKVTIEGLNDELMVENVNTALSLNDSLGRRLGESRLEYLLNEAAAETREALEPFGYYSPTITVDAPRTEAADDERLTVTVRVQLGEPVRVRRRELSIEGEGGGDRYLKEDLDAFAPRVGEVFDHTTYEASKLTIVRRLADRGYFDADFTHRRVEVTRADHAADIALGWVSGIRYDMGPTTFLQDKFDAGLLDKLVYWDEGSYFHQGKLDRLRESLVGLDYFSSIDIQANPDKAEEGRVPIDVKLELAKRDIYTAGVSYGSESGPGIRLGLDRRYVNSRGHKLSTHLDYAQKRKTLLTQYRIPAFKWLDGWYTVGLQASDEQTDYIDLRHVEFTGSRSGQVSEDWTAVASIHALRERWRYVEDDPLTGLPDTTVQYATFTYPSLRADYTNSPVGSNRPDQLAGSILLRGGVEGAGSDANFLQFHMRARWSQQYKTNSALIVRGEYGHTFTSSLVAMPPSLRFFAGGDRSIRGYAWREVGPRRGDYALGAKNVLTGSVEYEFYPKGGPYGGAVFVDTGSAFDGTRPQLSTGIGVGLRWRSPVGPVRLDIAHGLDDPDSSFQLYLNIGTDL; encoded by the coding sequence ATGCGTCGACTCCCCCGCCTGGCCACCTTCGTCGTCCTGCTTGCCGCCACGTCCCCGGCCTGGGCGGCGGCCATTGTCGACAAGGTGACCATCGAGGGCCTGAACGACGAACTGATGGTCGAGAACGTCAACACGGCGCTCTCCCTCAACGACTCGCTGGGCAGGCGGCTGGGCGAGTCGCGCCTGGAGTACCTGCTCAACGAAGCGGCCGCCGAGACGCGCGAGGCGCTGGAGCCGTTCGGCTACTACTCGCCCACCATCACCGTCGACGCGCCACGTACCGAAGCCGCCGACGACGAGCGCCTGACGGTCACCGTGCGGGTACAGCTGGGCGAACCAGTACGCGTGCGCCGGCGCGAGCTGTCCATCGAGGGCGAAGGCGGCGGCGACCGCTACCTGAAGGAAGACCTGGATGCCTTCGCGCCCAGGGTCGGCGAGGTGTTCGACCACACCACCTACGAAGCCAGCAAGCTGACCATCGTGCGGCGCCTGGCCGACCGCGGCTACTTCGACGCCGACTTCACCCACCGCCGCGTGGAAGTCACCCGCGCGGACCACGCCGCCGATATCGCCCTGGGCTGGGTCAGCGGCATCCGCTACGACATGGGCCCCACCACCTTCCTCCAGGACAAGTTCGATGCGGGCCTGCTGGACAAGCTGGTGTACTGGGACGAAGGCAGCTATTTCCACCAGGGCAAGCTGGACCGCCTGCGCGAATCGCTGGTGGGGCTGGACTACTTTTCCAGCATCGACATCCAGGCCAACCCGGACAAGGCCGAAGAAGGCCGGGTGCCCATCGACGTCAAGCTGGAACTGGCCAAGCGCGACATCTACACCGCCGGCGTCAGCTACGGCAGCGAGAGCGGCCCCGGTATCCGCCTGGGCCTGGACCGGCGCTACGTCAATTCGCGCGGGCACAAGCTGTCCACGCACCTGGACTACGCGCAGAAGCGCAAGACGCTGCTGACCCAGTACCGCATCCCCGCCTTCAAGTGGCTGGATGGCTGGTACACCGTCGGCCTGCAGGCCAGCGACGAGCAGACCGACTACATCGACCTGCGCCACGTCGAGTTCACCGGCAGCCGCAGCGGCCAGGTCAGCGAGGACTGGACGGCGGTCGCCTCCATCCATGCACTGCGCGAGCGCTGGCGCTATGTCGAGGACGACCCGCTGACCGGCCTGCCCGACACCACGGTGCAGTACGCCACCTTCACCTATCCCTCGCTGCGCGCGGACTACACCAACTCGCCGGTGGGTTCGAACCGGCCCGACCAGCTGGCCGGGTCCATCCTGCTGCGCGGCGGCGTGGAGGGGGCCGGCTCGGATGCCAACTTCCTGCAGTTCCACATGCGCGCGCGCTGGTCGCAGCAGTACAAGACCAACAGCGCGCTGATCGTGCGCGGCGAGTACGGCCACACCTTCACCAGCTCGCTGGTGGCCATGCCGCCGTCGCTGCGCTTCTTCGCCGGTGGCGACCGCAGCATCCGCGGCTACGCCTGGCGCGAAGTCGGACCGCGCCGCGGCGATTACGCGCTGGGCGCGAAGAACGTGCTTACCGGCAGCGTCGAGTACGAGTTCTATCCCAAGGGCGGCCCCTACGGCGGTGCGGTGTTCGTGGACACCGGCAGCGCCTTCGACGGCACCCGTCCGCAACTGAGCACCGGCATCGGCGTCGGCCTGCGCTGGCGTTCGCCGGTGGGGCCGGTGCGGCTGGACATCGCGCACGGGCTGGATGATCCGGATTCCAGCTTCCAGCTCTATCTCAACATCGGGACCGACCTGTGA
- the tatB gene encoding Sec-independent protein translocase protein TatB, with protein sequence MFDIGFSELLVIAVVALIVLGPERLPKAARFAGLWVRRARAQWYSVKDELERELASEELKRNLKDAQDALRDTEQRIRDSARETERQFEEVRQAARDDARALREDVESAITPPALAKPPAAAPDPAPAIEEEGRLASTTDVHDEARGEQAQASDVGTTADLFPPKEPR encoded by the coding sequence ATGTTCGACATCGGTTTCAGTGAACTGCTGGTCATCGCGGTCGTCGCGTTGATCGTGCTCGGCCCCGAACGCCTGCCCAAGGCGGCCCGGTTCGCCGGGCTGTGGGTGCGCCGCGCGCGTGCGCAGTGGTACTCGGTCAAGGACGAGCTGGAGCGCGAGCTCGCTTCCGAGGAACTGAAGCGCAACCTCAAGGACGCCCAGGACGCCCTGCGCGACACCGAGCAGCGCATCCGCGACAGCGCGCGCGAGACCGAACGCCAGTTCGAGGAAGTGCGCCAGGCGGCGCGCGACGATGCCAGGGCCCTGCGCGAGGACGTCGAATCCGCGATCACGCCGCCCGCGCTCGCCAAGCCGCCGGCCGCCGCGCCCGATCCGGCTCCGGCGATCGAAGAGGAAGGCCGCCTGGCCTCGACCACGGACGTGCACGACGAGGCGCGGGGCGAACAGGCGCAGGCCTCCGACGTGGGCACCACGGCCGACCTGTTCCCGCCGAAGGAGCCGCGATGA
- the tatA gene encoding Sec-independent protein translocase subunit TatA, with amino-acid sequence MGGLSIWHWIIVLVVVLLVFGTKRLRSAGKDLGEAVKGFKEGMRDDKPAGQLGDQSRNDETSASKERDRDAS; translated from the coding sequence ATGGGCGGTTTGAGCATCTGGCATTGGATCATCGTGCTGGTGGTCGTGCTGCTGGTCTTCGGCACCAAGCGCCTGCGCAGCGCCGGCAAGGACCTCGGCGAGGCCGTGAAGGGCTTCAAGGAAGGCATGCGCGACGACAAGCCGGCCGGCCAGCTGGGCGACCAGTCCCGCAACGACGAAACCAGCGCCTCCAAAGAGCGCGACCGCGACGCCAGCTGA
- the tatC gene encoding twin-arginine translocase subunit TatC: MNREASGPEAESSLMEHLLELRTRLVRGLAGTGLILLALLPFVRQLYDHLARPLISQLPAGQATQMIASDPTSGFFAPIKLAFFLALFLSSPWLLFQAWSFVAPGLYRHEKRLAMPLLVSAIVLFYAGCAFAYFLVLPSVFHALTVFTPDIVTLAPDPAKYLDFVMVIFLAFGVSFELPVALVIMVLLGWVTPQQLREGRGYAIVGVFVVAALITPPDVVSQLMLAIPMCLLYELGIVAAGWLKPRPRPDGA, encoded by the coding sequence ATGAACCGCGAAGCGTCCGGGCCGGAAGCCGAAAGCAGCCTGATGGAGCACCTGCTGGAGCTGCGCACGCGGCTGGTCCGCGGACTGGCGGGCACCGGGCTGATCCTGCTGGCGCTGTTGCCGTTCGTGCGCCAGCTGTACGACCACCTGGCCCGGCCGCTGATCTCCCAGCTGCCCGCCGGCCAGGCCACCCAGATGATCGCCAGCGACCCAACCTCGGGCTTCTTCGCGCCGATCAAGCTGGCGTTCTTCCTCGCCCTGTTCCTGTCCTCGCCCTGGCTGCTGTTCCAGGCCTGGAGCTTCGTCGCGCCCGGCCTGTACAGGCACGAGAAGCGGCTGGCCATGCCGTTGCTGGTCTCGGCGATCGTGCTGTTCTACGCCGGCTGCGCGTTCGCGTACTTCCTGGTGCTGCCCAGCGTGTTCCACGCGCTGACCGTGTTCACGCCGGACATCGTGACGCTGGCGCCGGACCCGGCGAAGTACCTGGACTTCGTGATGGTGATCTTCCTGGCCTTCGGCGTCAGCTTCGAGCTGCCCGTGGCGCTGGTGATCATGGTGTTGCTGGGCTGGGTGACCCCGCAGCAGCTGCGCGAAGGCCGCGGCTACGCCATCGTCGGCGTGTTCGTGGTGGCCGCGCTGATCACCCCGCCGGACGTGGTCTCGCAGCTGATGCTCGCCATCCCGATGTGCCTGCTGTACGAGCTGGGCATCGTGGCGGCAGGATGGTTGAAGCCGCGCCCGCGCCCCGACGGCGCCTGA
- a CDS encoding glutamine amidotransferase has product MRRYGGFPHWIRVAAGLEAGETVVANVEQGDALPGREGFAGVIVSGSAAMVTDRADWSERSAEWLRDAAHEGLPLLGICYGHQLLAHALGGEVAYNPAGRESGTVHIDLHPHAQDDPLFSALPLKFTAHATHVQTVARPPEGATVLARSAQDDCHAFRWRDRAWGVQFHPEFATHHMRGYVHARAEHLRSEGHCPGTIARNVTAAPQARKLLRRFVRHARGLHAR; this is encoded by the coding sequence ATGCGGCGCTATGGCGGCTTCCCGCACTGGATCCGCGTGGCGGCCGGCCTGGAGGCGGGCGAGACGGTGGTGGCCAACGTCGAGCAGGGCGATGCGCTGCCCGGGCGGGAGGGGTTCGCAGGCGTCATCGTCAGCGGCTCGGCCGCGATGGTCACCGACCGTGCGGACTGGAGCGAGCGCAGCGCCGAATGGCTGCGCGACGCCGCGCACGAAGGCCTGCCGCTGCTGGGCATCTGTTATGGCCACCAGCTGCTGGCGCATGCGCTGGGCGGCGAGGTGGCCTACAACCCGGCCGGGCGCGAATCCGGCACCGTCCATATCGACCTGCACCCGCATGCCCAGGACGACCCCCTGTTCTCGGCGCTGCCGCTCAAGTTCACCGCCCACGCCACCCACGTGCAGACGGTGGCCCGGCCGCCGGAGGGCGCCACCGTGCTGGCGCGCTCGGCGCAGGACGACTGCCATGCCTTCCGCTGGCGCGACCGCGCCTGGGGCGTGCAGTTCCACCCCGAATTCGCCACCCACCACATGCGCGGCTACGTGCACGCCCGCGCCGAGCACCTGCGCAGCGAGGGGCACTGCCCCGGCACCATCGCCCGCAACGTGACGGCGGCGCCGCAAGCCCGCAAACTATTGCGGCGGTTCGTCCGCCATGCGCGCGGCCTGCACGCGCGCTGA
- the glyQ gene encoding glycine--tRNA ligase subunit alpha produces MAGHTISPVTFQGLIQTLNQYWAEQGCVLIQPLDLEVGAGTFHPATFLRALGPEPWNAAYVQPSRRPTDGRYGENPNRLQRYYQYQVVMKPNPDNIQELYVGSLKALGIDPRVHDLRFVEDNWESPTLGAWGLGWEVWLNGMEVTQFTYFQQAGGLECRPVLGEITYGLERLCMYLQNVDNVYDLVWTTGPQGVVTYGDVYHQNEVEQSTYNFEHADVEELFHRFDACEKESLKLVEAGLPLPAYEQVTKASHSFNLLDARRAISVTERQRYILRVRKLAQAVAEAYYAQREKLGFPGLKKENA; encoded by the coding sequence ATGGCCGGACACACAATTTCACCGGTAACCTTCCAGGGCCTGATCCAGACGCTGAACCAGTACTGGGCCGAACAGGGCTGCGTCCTGATCCAGCCGCTGGACCTGGAAGTGGGCGCCGGCACCTTCCATCCGGCCACCTTCCTGCGCGCGCTGGGTCCGGAGCCGTGGAATGCCGCCTACGTGCAGCCCAGCCGCCGTCCCACCGACGGCCGCTACGGCGAAAACCCCAACCGCCTGCAGCGGTACTACCAGTACCAGGTGGTGATGAAGCCCAACCCCGACAACATCCAGGAGCTGTACGTGGGGTCGCTGAAGGCGCTGGGCATCGATCCGCGCGTGCACGACCTGCGCTTCGTCGAGGACAACTGGGAATCGCCCACGCTCGGTGCCTGGGGCCTGGGCTGGGAAGTCTGGTTGAACGGCATGGAAGTCACCCAGTTCACCTACTTCCAGCAGGCCGGCGGCCTGGAGTGCAGGCCGGTGCTGGGCGAGATCACCTACGGCCTGGAACGCCTCTGCATGTACCTGCAGAACGTCGACAACGTCTACGACCTGGTCTGGACCACCGGCCCGCAGGGCGTGGTGACCTACGGCGACGTGTACCACCAGAACGAAGTCGAGCAGAGCACCTACAACTTCGAGCACGCCGACGTGGAGGAACTGTTCCATCGCTTCGACGCCTGCGAGAAGGAATCGCTGAAGCTGGTCGAGGCGGGCCTGCCGCTGCCCGCCTACGAGCAGGTCACCAAGGCCAGCCACAGCTTCAACCTGCTGGACGCGCGCCGCGCCATCTCCGTGACCGAACGCCAGCGCTACATCCTGCGCGTGCGCAAACTGGCGCAGGCCGTGGCCGAGGCGTACTACGCGCAGCGGGAGAAGCTGGGCTTTCCGGGGTTGAAGAAAGAAAACGCGTAG